The DNA window ACAGCAGGAATACCCCGCCCATCGCCGCCATTCCGACGAGGAAATGGCCCGCGTCGATCGCGAAGAGCCGCCCACTCCTTCGCTGGTAGAGGTAATTGATCCCGATCGCCGGGATCATGACTCCGACGGCGAAACCTACCGCCATCATGATGACGACATGCGGGGCAGGATCGGTCCGCGCGATCAGGTGCCACAGCACCATGGCGACCAGCATTTCGAACAGAAAGGTGAGGCCGAAGATCACACCCATGTTGCCCGAACGCACATCCCCGTCCGACAGCCCCGCCGCTTTCTGCCACGCCTTTCCGAAAAGGATTCCGTACCAGATCGCCCCGACCGCGAAGAAGGCGGCGGCCCCGGCCAGCACCGGCCACAGTGCGAAGTCGTTCATCTCGGTTCTCCTCGTAAAGCATCGCGCTAGCGCATTCCCGCCTTTGCG is part of the Erythrobacter litoralis genome and encodes:
- a CDS encoding DUF1761 domain-containing protein, which translates into the protein MNDFALWPVLAGAAAFFAVGAIWYGILFGKAWQKAAGLSDGDVRSGNMGVIFGLTFLFEMLVAMVLWHLIARTDPAPHVVIMMAVGFAVGVMIPAIGINYLYQRRSGRLFAIDAGHFLVGMAAMGGVFLLFR